From Schizosaccharomyces pombe strain 972h- genome assembly, chromosome: II, the proteins below share one genomic window:
- the hsp104 gene encoding heat shock protein Hsp104: MADYPFTDKAAKTLSDAYSIAQSYGHSQLTPIHIAAALLSDSDSNGTTLLRTIVDKAGGDGQKFERSVTSRLVRLPAQDPPPEQVTLSPESAKLLRNAHELQKTQKDSYIAQDHFIAVFTKDDTLKSLLAEAGVTPKAFEFAVNNVRGNKRIDSKNAEEGFDALNKFTVDLTELARNGQLDPVIGREDEIRRTIRVLSRRTKNNPVLIGEPGVGKTSIAEGLARRIIDDDVPANLSNCKLLSLDVGSLVAGSKFRGEFEERIKSVLKEVEESETPIILFVDEMHLLMGAGSGGEGGMDAANLLKPMLARGKLHCIGATTLAEYKKYIEKDAAFERRFQIILVKEPSIEDTISILRGLKEKYEVHHGVTISDRALVTAAHLASRYLTSRRLPDSAIDLVDEAAAAVRVTRESQPEVLDNLERKLRQLRVEIRALEREKDEASKERLKAARKEAEQVEEETRPIREKYELEKSRGSELQDAKRRLDELKAKAEDAERRNDFTLAADLKYYGIPDLQKRIEYLEQQKRKADAEAIANAQPGSEPLLIDVVGPDQINEIVARWTGIPVTRLKTTEKERLLNMEKVLSKQVIGQNEAVTAVANAIRLSRAGLSDPNQPIASFLFCGPSGTGKTLLTKALASFMFDDENAMIRIDMSEYMEKHSVSRLIGAPPGYVGHEAGGQLTEQLRRRPYSVILFDEIEKAAPEVLTVLLQVLDDGRITSGQGQVVDAKNAVIIMTSNLGAEYLTTDNESDDGKIDSTTREMVMNSIRGFFRPEFLNRISSIVIFNRLRRVDIRNIVENRILEVQKRLQSNHRSIKIEVSDEAKDLLGSAGYSPAYGARPLNRVIQNQVLNPMAVLILNGQLRDKETAHVVVQNGKIFVKPNHEANANGSADIDMDGIDDDVNDEELE; this comes from the coding sequence ATGGCTGATTATCCTTTTACTGACAAAGCCGCAAAGACATTGTCTGATGCGTACTCAATTGCACAATCTTATGGTCATTCACAATTAACCCCTATTCACATTGCTGCTGCTCTTTTGTCCGACAGTGACAGTAACGGTACTACCTTACTGCGCACCATCGTCGACAAAGCTGGTGGTGATGGTCAAAAGTTTGAGCGAAGTGTTACTAGTCGGTTAGTTCGCTTGCCTGCTCAGGATCCACCTCCAGAACAAGTGACTCTGTCACCTGAAAGTGCGAAACTGCTGCGAAATGCTCATGAACTTcaaaaaacacaaaaagATTCTTACATTGCTCAAGATCATTTTATCGCTGTGTTCACTAAAGACGACACGCTAAAGAGTTTATTGGCAGAAGCCGGTGTCACCCCGAAAGCGTTTGAATTTGCTGTAAATAACGTCCGTGGTAATAAAAGAATCGATTCAAAGAATGCCGAGGAAGGATTTGATGcactaaataaatttactGTTGATCTTACAGAGCTCGCTAGAAATGGTCAACTGGATCCAGTTATCGGACGTGAAGATGAAATTCGTCGTACAATTCGCGTACTTTCTAGAAGAACGAAAAATAATCCAGTTCTTATTGGTGAGCCTGGTGTAGGTAAGACCTCCATTGCTGAAGGACTTGCTCGTCGTATAATTGACGATGATGTCCCCGCTAATCTTTCGAATTGTAAGCTTCTCAGCCTGGACGTCGGAAGCTTAGTTGCCGGCTCCAAATTTCGTGGTGAATTTGAAGAGCGTATCAAATctgttttaaaagaagttGAAGAAAGTGAAACTCCCATTATTTTATTCGTAGATGAAATGCATCTTTTAATGGGCGCAGGTTCCGGTGGTGAAGGTGGCATGGACGCTGCCAATTTGCTGAAGCCAATGCTTGCACGTGGTAAGCTTCACTGTATTGGTGCTACTACTTTGGCTGAATACAAGAAATACATCGAAAAAGATGCTGCTTTCGAACGTAGATTCCAAATCATCTTGGTAAAAGAGCCTTCTATTGAAGATACGATTTCTATCCTTCGTGGtcttaaagaaaagtaTGAGGTTCATCATGGTGTTACTATCTCTGACCGTGCCTTGGTTACTGCTGCCCATCTCGCTTCCCGGTACCTAACTTCTCGTCGTCTTCCAGATTCTGCCATCGACTTGGTCGATGAAGCTGCGGCTGCAGTTCGTGTTACTCGTGAATCTCAGCCCGAAGTTCTTGATAACCTTGAGAGAAAGCTTCGACAACTCCGCGTTGAAATTCGTGCTTTAGAGCGTGAGAAGGACGAAGCTTCCAAAGAACGTCTCAAGGCTGCTCGTAAAGAGGCTGAACAAGtggaagaagaaacaaGACCTATTCGTGAGAAGTATGAATTAGAAAAGTCTCGTGGAAGTGAACTTCAAGATGCTAAGCGTCGTCTTGATGAGTTGAAGGCTAAGGCTGAGGATGCCGAGCGTCGTAATGATTTCACTCTTGCTGCTGATTTGAAATACTATGGTATTCCTGATTTGCAAAAACGTATTGAATATTTAGagcaacaaaaaagaaaggctGATGCAGAAGCGATTGCAAACGCTCAACCAGGCTCAGAACCTTTACTTATTGACGTAGTTGGGCCCGATCAAATCAACGAAATCGTTGCAAGGTGGACTGGTATTCCGGTTACTCGTTTGAAGACAACTGAAAAGGAACGACTCCTTAACATGGAGAAGGTTCTCAGTAAACAAGTAATTGGTCAAAATGAAGCAGTTACTGCAGTTGCAAACGCCATTCGCTTATCTCGTGCTGGTCTTTCTGATCCTAATCAACCAATCGCATCTTTCTTGTTTTGCGGTCCTTCCGGTACTGGTAAGACTTTATTGACAAAGGCATTGGCATCATTTATGtttgatgatgaaaatgCAATGATTCGTATTGACATGTCTGAATACATGGAAAAACACTCTGTTTCACGTCTCATTGGAGCACCACCCGGTTATGTTGGACATGAAGCTGGTGGACAGCTTACTGAACAACTTCGTCGACGACCTTACTCCGTCATCTTGTTTGACGAGATTGAAAAGGCTGCTCCAGAAGTATTGACTGTACTTTTGCAGGTACTAGATGATGGACGTATCACTAGTGGCCAAGGCCAGGTTGTTGATGCCAAGAATGCTGTTATCATTATGACTTCTAACTTGGGCGCTGAATACTTGACAACAGACAATGAGTCTGATGATGGAAAGATAGATAGTACCACTCGGGAAATGGTTATGAACTCGATTCGTGGCTTCTTCCGTCCCGAATTTTTGAATCGTATCTCTTCAATCGTTATCTTTAATCGTCTGCGTCGTGTGGATATCCGCAATATTGTCGAAAATCGTATATTAGAGGTTCAGAAACGGCTTCAATCCAATCATCGCTCAATTAAAATCGAGGTTAGCGACGAAGCTAAAGACCTTCTTGGAAGCGCTGGTTATTCCCCTGCTTATGGTGCAAGACCTTTGAACCGTGTCATTCAAAATCAAGTTTTGAATCCCATGGCTGTcttaattttgaatggcCAGCTTCGCGATAAGGAGACTGCTCATGTCGTAGTCCAAAATGGCAAGATATTTGTCAAACCAAATCA
- the pcn1 gene encoding DNA polymerase delta processivity factor, with protein sequence MLEARFQQAALLKKLLDAIKELVTDANFDCNDNGISLQAMDSSHVALVSMLIKSDGFEPYRCDRNIALGINLNALSKVLRCAQNEDLVTLKAEDTPEVLNLVFESEKNDRISDYDVKLMDIDQEHLGIPDIEYDATITMPAAEFQRITRDLLTLSDSVTINASKEGVRFSCKGDIGNGSTTLKQHTDLSDQDQSIEISLTQAVTLTFSLKYLAQFTKATPLATRVTLSMSNDVPLLVEYKMESGFLRFYLAPKIGEEDEE encoded by the exons ATGCTTGAAGCTAGATTTCAGCAGGCTGCtttgttgaaaaagctTCTCGATGCCATCAAGGAGTTAGTTACAGATGCTAAT TTTGATTGCAATGACAACGGTATCTCTCTGCAGGCTATGGATAGTTCTCATGTAGCCCTTGTTTCTATGCTTATTAAATCAGATGGATTTGAACCATATCGGTGTGATAGAAATATTGCTTTAGGTATAAATCTGAACGCCTTATCAAAGGTCTTACGGTGTGCCCAAAACGAGGATTTGGTTACTTTAAAGGCTGAAGATACACCTGAGGTATTGAATTTGGTTTTCGAGAGCGAGAAAAATGACAGGATCTCTGATTATGATGTTAAATTAATGGACATTGATCAAGAACACTTGGGTATACCAGATATCGAATACGATGCTACTATTACTATGCCTGCTGCCGAATTTCAACGCATTACTCGagatttattaactttGAGTGATTCAGTAACAATCAATGCTAGTAAAGAGGGTGTTCGTTTTAGCTGCAAGGGAGATATTGGTAATGGTAGTACCACGCTGAAACAACATACCGATCTTTCTGACCAAGATCAAAGTATCGAAATTTCTCTTACCCAAGCTGTAACACTTACgttttctttgaaatatttagCCCAGTTCACTAAGGCTACTCCTTTAGCTACCCGAGTCACACTTTCAATGAGCAATGATGTTCCACTTCTTGTGGAGTATAAAATGGAATCCGGATTTTTACGATTTTATCTTGCCCCAAAAATTGGTGAGGAGGATGAGGAGTAG